The DNA window ccctagtggaatgctataaatagatagtgaaggcttcaggaaaaatacacttttcttctaacacttctgattcagaaaaaactgagccttctctctccctatctttagcagccacttccctcttcttttcttcttcaatatttcgaaatccttagtgtatgagtagtgcccacacacagcaagtgatacctcaatcatagtgaggaagatcgtgaagaaagactttcagcaagaaggagtttcagcatcaaagattcagagaaagagatccaggttcagatattgataatgctctgctacagaaagaaatcaagggctagatatctgaacggaaggagtcatttaattccgctgcaggttttctaaactttatatgtgtttatttcatcgttttagaaagttcatatttagggtgttaataaacatacttgtgagtagatctaagatcctggtaaaataaatttccaacattcaattgataacttttgcaaaacacaaggtctaaaatagtatttactcaaGATATAATgattatgcaattttttttcacAGGAGATAGATTAATATTAACATCAATAAACACATTTGAAAGATGAAAACACAATTCAATAATCAAATACAAAATTTGGGATTAAAagggaaaatatttttatgtagaGCACCAAGTCTTATACACGATTAATATTTTAGCATTAGTGTTTAATCGACAATCACAAATGCTTTGGAGAGATTTAACTTGGGTGAGCTTGCTTTAGATTTATCACTGATGTAAATGAGTATTTTGTGTCACCTTCAAAGTGACACAAAAAACACTTTTGTTGTAATGAGACAGAAAATCAGAAAAATGTGATCTATGGGCTCGTTTGGaatgccgtattaggtcgtattgtattgtattgtattatattgaattagattatacattatatttttatataatactatgtcaaACTTTaagttatactaaaatattatatatttaagtgtccataaaagttaatgccacatatagttttacataaaaatcttacataaaatacaattcaatataatacaatacaatacaatacaatacgacctaatacggcgttccaaacgagccctatataatttaatttataaaatataggtGTGATTATGTAACTCTCATTAAACTAGCATATAACTAACTTGTTTGTAACACCCTATTTATTTAGGGACATCGCATTGGAATTTAACAAATAGCTTATAATAATAAGTTTGGAATTTAGACTTTAAAATTATGGTTAAATCAAAACTTtcataaaataaagaaagttaTATAAAGCTTTTAACCTTTAAACATTTACAAGTATTGGGATCTCCATTTAAAACATTTGTACAATTAATTTTGTGTTCAAAAACTAGTGAGGCTATTGAGATTTGAACTCTAAACATCTTAGTTCATAAACTAATCAAATTACCACTAAACTACAACACATATTTAACattaaaagtattattatttattttattactaactatattttaattttttttttttgaaatgggcCCTGAGCGGTGGGGGGCCTAAGGCGGTCGCCTCTTTCGTCTTAGCTCAAGGTCAGCCCTGTTCATCATTCCACTACATAAGTTTACAAAATAGTGCTAGTCTTGTTAAGCAAGACTATTTTTAATCAACATGTGTCTTATAAATTGAAATTAGTGATAAATTACTCTTTGCCACTCGATCAAGAGCATGATTGCCTCAACTCTTTAATCTCCTTCAATTCACAAAAAAAATGATCTTTGTCGATCGAAGAATACATTCTCAAAATGAAACAGTATGTTCATTCCCTTTCTGCAATTGACAACCCTTAACTAATGATGATCTAGTTCTGTATATTCTTAACAGCCTTGAATCTGAATATGAAGTTGTCGTAGTTAATCTCACTTGTAGGCCTTAAGTCCATTCTGTAGGCCGAATGTAATAAGATACGCGAACAAAAATGCACATAaatgagaaatgttaaaggaCACTTATAATGTTTAGTACTAGGGCTACACACTGGTCAGATTTTCGGGTTTCCAGGTAGTCGAGTTCGGGTTTTCGGATGTCGGGTGTTTAAATTGTGTAACTGAACTCGATTTTTGGGTGGTCGGGTTTGGCGGGTTTTGGGTCAGGTACATCGGATTCTATGTGGACGGGTTCGGATTGTAATGGACCAAGTCGTAATGAAAGATTTTTAGGCCcaaatgaaattttatttttaaaaatacttttttttttctatttttaacaaTTAACAGTAAGGGTCTTGTGTCTTCACTTGACTTTTCTCGTCTCAATCAGTCGATGATGAACAAAAATGGGTAAGGGTCCTGTGTCTTCATTGAGAAATAAATGTATGAATTTTCGAATAACAAACAAATACTATTAATAGCATTAGAGTAATATATTGATATTACAGTACAGCTACAGAGAAAGAGAAGTAACGAaatcaaaattgaaaaatatacaCTATTTAAATCATATTTATAACGTATACATCATGGGCTTGTTTAGAACGTCGTATTAAGTCGTAtggtattgtattgtattatatattatatttttatataatactatgttaaacttaatttatactaaaatattatatatttagatttccataaaagttaataccacgtatagtttttacataaaaatattgcataaaatataatacaatacgacctaatacggcgttccaaacgagccctatatATAATTTAACTTTAAACTTAAAGAACTGAATAAGAGAGAAAGAAGATACCTAAGTACTTAGTAGCGGTGGACAACTTCCTTTGAGGAATTGAACTGAGCCGGTCCCAGGAATGAGAACTCGTTGGAGAAGATGAGATGATGACTGATCAATTTGATTCAGgtctttcttcttctcttctattTCATTTGGGGACGAATCGATTAGGATTTATATTTACTAAATACTAATACTTTTTACTTATTTAGGTTTATTTACTATTTATTAgggatgaatttttttttttttttttaaaaatgtttatttattcgGGTTTCGGGTGGAGACCCGAGTTCCACAATATGCATTTTAAACACCTGAACCTGATACCTTTATATACCATTTTCAGGTGAGACCCGACTCGACCATAcgggttttcttttttttttcggcTTTTTTGGCAGCAGGTCGGGGCAAATTGGTGGGTTTCCGGGTCCAAATATTCAACCCTATTTAGTACTATTGTGAGATGTAATATCGTTAttagtgtaattcaatgtcagttattatttattttactttaataaagattataaaaaattactaactaaTTATACGACATCACCTTATAATGGTGTAGGCACCTTAGTACCTCATAACAATTCTGATATTAAGTGATTAGATTATGTTTTCTTTCCGGACCTTATATGACATGTGTGTAACGGTTAAAAgtcacattttaaaaaaaaaataataattataatacggaaatggtgaaaaaaaaaatcaagagacAAGTAGACAagtctaaaaaaaatcataattatgagataaatttatttattgtcaTTGTAATGTCTTAGAGAAGaagttaaataatttataaagtcATTTaagaacaaaattaaaaatagtaagAATAATAACAATAACGCCATTTGTTGCGCGACTGAGGACCGAGCACCACGTCTATAAACTTAACGCCCGTTAACTTAGTGTACGGACGTGTTTATAGAAATAGAAAACTTCTAGAGAAGTCTATGCCACAtaatcttatattattttattaaaattatatatatatattttttttctttttttagtttATGAGCTGTAAAACATTATTacaatttacaattttttttttcttttttgaagtcTACAATTTACAACTTTCTATTCCTATTTCCTTTACGAAATAAAACTGAGGAAAATTTTATAAtggatatttttaataaaaaatttagtctattttttttatataattgtttaaaatattttataaattttttaaaaaaattattatattatttaaaatttatttttgacatattaaatttttctaaattttttaaatgttgTAGACATAATTTGTTTTTGagatgaaaaaaatattaatgcaTGGATGAACTTTTTTTGAGAGGGATTGtagaattttttataatatatatgtgactatatgcatatatatttaattttgaaaaagaaatattcaatatcttaatcttttattttatattcattatacTTTGTTCGTGGgataaataaaaggaaaaggaaTCGAATAATAGGTGTCTCCCACAAAATATATTAACACGTAAATTTAAGTTTAAACTTAATAACCTccaaattttatttacatttctAAAATGTCATTGCATTAAAAAATTCAGATTCCCCTacctaaaaattaaaatcacacACACAGAAAAATCTAATAGTGTAGAAATATAAATAAGTACTATTCAAAAattatgcaatatatattttaaaaagaatGTACCGATACATCTTTATATGTATTTCAGAATGtaaaaaacaattaatttattttttttttcatgttcatatacgttatatatatttaagacactcggtaaaattttgagaaattcgtaAAATTTAACACGCTAAAAATATGGTTCAAACATTTTATTGTATGtgcgattttttttattttatacgcacgtaaaatagactgtttgaatattaatttttatattgtaaattattcaaaatttatcaaattttgtaagatgctttaaataattataacgagcacaactataaaaaaaaactagactaaatttttttgtaGATGTCGAAAAAGATAAAAAGTACATCGATTCACCTTTTTTAGAAGGATGTAAAGCATAAGCACCCAATATCATTTTAGCTTTGTAAAAATCATtgattacattattttttttttttgttaaataataaatcgAATCCTTTGTTTTATGAAATGGTACAAAATAATATCATAAGCTTAATTTtcgttattttttaatataactaatctAAAACTAATTTATCGCACAACCAGATTCGAAAATATAACCATTCAAGTCATAACACatcattaaaaaatttatttggtgattctacaatgcactatTTTAAAAGCGATGTACTGATACATCATCTACTTGTTTCGATatcctaaatattttttttttatatttatgtatgttataattatttaagatattctacgaaattttgaaaaattaaaaataatttacaatatagaatatAATGTTCAAgggtataaaataaaatatttacgcGTACAATCCACTGTTTGAAAGCAGTTTTTTGGCGTGTTAAACTTctctgaattttttaaaattttacaaaatgtcttaaataactataatttacataagtatgagaaaaaatttgactaaaaaattattttaaataccaaaacaaataaagatatatttatCCTAATAAATAAATGCATAATAAGtggaataaaattataaaataaatgaaggaGAAAATAACGTCTGTTAAGTTTTAAGTGTTAAGAGTAGTAACGACGTTAATGATAGGGCGTGACTTTCGTTACAAGACATTGACGAGACCAAAGCTTTTTACAGTCCTATAAATACCCATTTCCGAATCTGTTATttttccaactatccaaattcaaaaacacactctctctctttctctaagttttctttgttctttttctcGGGAAAAATGTAATTGTGTTGTTGAAAATTCCGGTTTCTCGGGAAAATTTGGGAGGAAAGTACTCAAGAAATCTTTTGCTTTCATCGATCGAAAATTTCTTCCATTGCTGCCGATTACTGGAATTTTGTTTTGAACGTTTTAGCTTTTTTCGGTAAGATAAGATTATTCTTTgcttttctttgatttgttttatTCTTTCTGTTTTGACAgtgatttttatgatttatCATCTAAGCTTTTTGTTTGGAAATGAGAACGATGAAGCGAGAATGATTAATCGATTTAATTGCGTGTTTTGATTTCATTTCTCATGCAAtggtgacaatttttttttattactttctCTGCATTGATCATATTATGTTCTCAATTTCGATCACGAGGAAAAAAGATTAAGCTTTTGGCAAACGTTACATCTCTTCATTCCTGTTCTCCTGTTAATTTTCGTTTCTCAAATTTAATTATGGAAAGCATGTAAGGTTATTCGGTCATAGTTTTTTCATTTGATCTTTTAATATACTACGATCAGTTAATTAACATTGATAATGATAAATATTCTTCTGTTAATTTGTAGGTTTTTTGTATTCCAGAGTCTGGGATATTTCTTTTCAGCAATCGAAAttggattttttctgggtttgcagtCGAGAACTTAAAGCACCAATTTTGGGTTCTGTCCGTTGCGATTGACTGTTTTAGATTTTATTGTTAAAATACTGTTCCAGAATGAAGCCATGGACTACATTTGGTGTACTTTTACAGTTTGAGGTCTGTAGATTGGTTTTGTTTAGTCAGTAGGATTGATTGGTTTAGGATTTGAAGGATCAATGATGTCGATTGCAAGGGTAGCTCTAAGTCCAGGATATGAAGTCTCTTTGAATTATCCTGGTAATGGCATAAGCAGCTCCCCTCATTCAATCTTGATTTACCTTACTGTTGCTGGTTCTGTGATTCCCATGCGTATTATGGAGTCTGATTCTATTGCGTCAGTGAAGCTGAAAATCCAGGCTTCTAAGGGATTTTTTGTAAAGACACAAAAACTCGTGTTTGAAGGAAGAGAACTGGCTCGGAACAATTCTTGTATAAGAGACTATGGAGTTTCTGATGGACATATGGTTCATTTGGTGCTAAGGCTTTCTGATCTCCAAGCTATTACAGTTAGCACTGTATGCGGGAAGGAGTTTGAGTTCCATGTTGAGAGGAATCGAAATGTGGCTTATGTAAAAGAGCAAATTGCTAAGAAAGGAGAAGGGTTTCCAAATCTCAATGATCAAGAACTGTTATGCAATGGTGAGGAGCTTGAAGATCAGAGACTCATCAATGATATTTGCAAAAATAGCGATGCCATGATTCACCTGTTGGTTAGGAAATCTGCCAAAGTAACAGCCAACCCTGTTGAGAAGAATTTTGAAGTGTCTATTGAGGCATCCGATTTAGGTGAGACAAGGTCTTATTTAGTGAACAAATTGAGCACAAAGCTTGCGAGGCAGCAGATTGTAGAGAACAACTCAGTACAGAGAGATTTTCTTTTGGAACCTCTAGTTGTAAATTCTGTTGTTGAACTGTCACTAATTGAAGAGCTACTTAACTCTACTTTTGATGGTTTAGCAAAAGGGAATGACCCCATTCGGTCTTCAGATGGATCTGGAGGAGCTTATTTCATGCAAGATTCATCTGGTCTAAACTATGTTTCTGTTTTTAAGCCAATTGATGAAGAGCCAATGGCTGCAAAGAACCCGCGTGGTTTGCCCTTGTCTCTGGATGGCGAGGGATTGAAAAAAGGAACACGGGTAGGAGAAGGAGCATTGAGAGAAGTTGCTGCATACATTTTGGATCATCCACTGGATGGACCTCGCAAGTCCTACAGCGAGAAGGGATTTGCTGGTGTGCCTCTTACTGTTATGGTCAAGTGCTTGCACAGAGGATTTAATCATCCAGATGGCTATGAGTATGGTCATCCCAAGAATGTAAAGATTGGGTCACTGCAGGTGTTTGTGAAGAACGACGGAAGTTGTGAGGATATGGGTCCTCGAGCTTTCCCTGTATCTGAGGTTCATAAAATTTCTGTGTTGGACATAAGATTGGCAAATGCAGATAGGCATGCTGGAAACATACTGATTCAGAAAGATGGTGAAGGAAGCCCAATTGTGCTCACTCCAATTGATCATGGATATTGCTTGCCGGAGAATGTAAGCCTCTACCGTTTTATTGCTTTATAATATCTAATGTAGTTTGCTTATATTGTGCTTTGATTATTAAGTTGAGAGATCaagtttgtatatatttttcttttccaaAAGGAATTAGGATTGCACTCTGTATAGTCTAATTTGTTTCGTGACATTATTAATCCTTGCATATTGtttataaaatctaatttactTTCACAACTATTTGTTCAGTTAAGCCACTAATGTTGGTAGATTGAAGATTACACTTCAGAAATTATGGGCATGTCTCTCTGTAACTGCTTTGATAATTAAGTTTGAGATATGTATAGATTCCTTGTATATTTGGTCATCAAAGACAGCTACCCAAATGCAAGTTTTCAATAGGGATTGCACTCTATACAACCTAATTCATCACTATTTATCCAAATTAGAAAAGTGTTTAGATTCACATTATGTGTTAATTAGAGCTTTTAGGCTTGCCATTCACATTTGTGTTAACTGCAGTTTGAAGATTGCACCTTTGACTGGCTCTACTGGCCACAAGCTCGCAAACCTTATTCTGAGGGCACAATCGACTACATCAAATCACTAGATGCCAAGCGAGATATTGAACTTCTCAAGTCTCACGGGTGGGAGCTCCCGCCCGAGTGTGCTCGAAACCTTCGAATCTCAACCATGCTTCTGAAGAAAGGAGCGGAGAGAAGGCTGAGTCCCTTTTCAATTGGAAGCATAATGTGCAGGGAAACCTTGAAGAAGGAATCTATTATCGAAGAGATTATTCGAGAAGCAAATGAAGCTGAGCTCCCGGGAACTAGCGAAGATGCATTTCTTGAGACCGTTTCTTCGATCATGGATCGACGCCTTGATGAGGTATCTAAAGAAGGTGGTGTTGTTAATACTTAAagacatatatacatacatatatatactatataatatattCATGACTATGTTTTTGTTGCTGGACATTTTGTTACTTTTAAGGGACCTGTAAAGTTTAGTATAAACTAATATGCTTTATTAGTAATAATCGGAACTTAGGCAGTGTCCCAGACAGAGACAACCTTTATTTTGGTCAGTATATTGAAAATGCCTTTCGAGCATTTCTTGTCACATTTGCCAagtaacataatatatataatattggaCTTGATAATTTATGTTATGTAACCCTttccaaaaaggaaaaaaaatacaattatgtTATGTAAATTAGCTAAGTAGTTTAGAGATAGTTTGAACAAAACAAGAGTAACTGATTTTTGTATCactaaaatatttctttttcttttcaattatattttcatattcattAATGATAAGATATATaacatttttctatttaatttttttaattagttagtAGTGAAGTGTTACCGTCAATctctttttatataattttttagttaatttccgtacttaaaaataaatactgaaAGTTTTTTTTCATGATGATATTTGTTATTCTTACCACATCATTCATGTAAAttcatataaatttttgaaaaatttcgaacAGTTTGCCGTGTTAGAAatacgtttgaag is part of the Cannabis sativa cultivar Pink pepper isolate KNU-18-1 chromosome 5, ASM2916894v1, whole genome shotgun sequence genome and encodes:
- the LOC115716210 gene encoding phosphatidylinositol 4-kinase gamma 3, which gives rise to MMSIARVALSPGYEVSLNYPGNGISSSPHSILIYLTVAGSVIPMRIMESDSIASVKLKIQASKGFFVKTQKLVFEGRELARNNSCIRDYGVSDGHMVHLVLRLSDLQAITVSTVCGKEFEFHVERNRNVAYVKEQIAKKGEGFPNLNDQELLCNGEELEDQRLINDICKNSDAMIHLLVRKSAKVTANPVEKNFEVSIEASDLGETRSYLVNKLSTKLARQQIVENNSVQRDFLLEPLVVNSVVELSLIEELLNSTFDGLAKGNDPIRSSDGSGGAYFMQDSSGLNYVSVFKPIDEEPMAAKNPRGLPLSLDGEGLKKGTRVGEGALREVAAYILDHPLDGPRKSYSEKGFAGVPLTVMVKCLHRGFNHPDGYEYGHPKNVKIGSLQVFVKNDGSCEDMGPRAFPVSEVHKISVLDIRLANADRHAGNILIQKDGEGSPIVLTPIDHGYCLPENFEDCTFDWLYWPQARKPYSEGTIDYIKSLDAKRDIELLKSHGWELPPECARNLRISTMLLKKGAERRLSPFSIGSIMCRETLKKESIIEEIIREANEAELPGTSEDAFLETVSSIMDRRLDEVSKEGGVVNT